The uncultured Hyphomonas sp. genome includes a region encoding these proteins:
- a CDS encoding HlyD family efflux transporter periplasmic adaptor subunit, producing the protein MTHGLKLRVLIGGILIAALAGCTQQADTVHLGYIEADWTYVAAPAAGRIVEQSVKEGDRVTPGDFLFRLDSTAEEAAVSEASSRLDQAAAQANDLSTGARPPEMKRLEAQLAAAKARLVKATSERDRILPLVEQGYAPKSQRDTVEAEFDAAAAAVHAAEQDLKVAALPARDATREAAQAATQSAEAAKTAAEYRLHERRAVAPVEGRVEEVFFRTGEFVTPGTPVIAILPEGGLKARFYVPETELSKLKAGENVSVSADGLQAPVQAEVTFIAHEAEFAPPVIYARHSREKLVFMVEAKVPPGIGLHPGLPVEVNW; encoded by the coding sequence ATGACACATGGATTGAAGTTGCGCGTATTGATCGGCGGCATCCTGATAGCCGCGCTCGCTGGCTGCACACAGCAGGCTGACACGGTACACCTTGGCTATATCGAAGCGGACTGGACCTATGTGGCCGCTCCGGCCGCTGGCCGAATTGTGGAACAGTCGGTGAAGGAAGGCGACCGCGTGACACCGGGCGACTTCCTGTTCCGGCTGGACAGCACCGCCGAAGAAGCTGCGGTGTCTGAGGCCAGCTCGCGGCTGGACCAGGCGGCCGCCCAGGCCAACGATCTCAGCACCGGGGCCCGCCCGCCGGAGATGAAACGCCTCGAAGCCCAACTGGCTGCCGCAAAGGCCCGCCTTGTCAAAGCCACGAGCGAGCGTGACCGGATCCTGCCGCTCGTCGAACAGGGCTACGCCCCGAAATCCCAACGCGACACGGTCGAAGCGGAATTCGACGCTGCCGCGGCCGCCGTTCATGCCGCCGAGCAGGACCTCAAAGTCGCCGCCCTGCCCGCCCGCGATGCGACCCGCGAAGCCGCACAGGCTGCGACCCAATCTGCAGAAGCAGCCAAGACAGCCGCCGAATACCGCCTTCACGAACGGCGAGCCGTCGCCCCGGTGGAAGGCCGCGTGGAAGAAGTCTTCTTCCGCACGGGCGAGTTCGTCACCCCCGGCACACCGGTGATCGCCATTCTTCCCGAAGGTGGCCTCAAGGCCCGGTTCTATGTTCCGGAGACAGAGCTTTCGAAGCTGAAGGCTGGCGAAAATGTTTCCGTATCTGCCGACGGACTGCAGGCCCCGGTCCAGGCAGAGGTCACTTTCATCGCCCACGAAGCAGAGTTTGCCCCGCCGGTGATCTATGCCCGCCATTCCCGCGAAAAACTGGTCTTCATGGTCGAAGCGAAAGTGCCGCCCGGAATCGGCTTGCATCCCGGCTTGCCTGTAGAGGTCAACTGGTAA
- a CDS encoding ABC transporter ATP-binding protein — protein sequence MSGDYAIDVHGLVKRFGSKTAVAGVDIQMPRGEVWGFLGPNGSGKTTTIRMICGLLKVTEGTGQCLGYDIQRDTARIRELTGYMTQKFSFWADMTIRENLEFVARLYRLPHTRQTVDETLETLGLTHRQHQLSGALSGGWKQRLALAAVTMHDPKLLLLDEPTAGVDPQARRDFWDEIHHLSLKGMTVLVSTHYMDEAERCDRIVYLAHGEKIIEGRVPDVIDRSGLLTFRGEGQGVRRLADDIKNEPGVEHVAYFGSALHVSGKDRGAIRKALDIHQAPDVSWSEVRTSLEDAFIALSTEAGEDKRVHS from the coding sequence ATGTCCGGCGACTACGCCATCGACGTTCACGGCCTGGTCAAGCGCTTCGGCAGCAAGACCGCCGTGGCCGGTGTCGACATCCAGATGCCGCGCGGCGAGGTCTGGGGCTTTCTGGGCCCCAACGGCTCCGGCAAGACAACGACGATCCGGATGATCTGTGGCCTGCTGAAAGTCACGGAAGGCACAGGCCAGTGCCTCGGCTACGACATTCAGCGCGATACTGCCCGGATCCGCGAGTTGACCGGATACATGACCCAGAAATTCTCCTTCTGGGCCGATATGACCATCCGGGAAAACCTCGAATTCGTCGCCCGGCTTTATCGCCTGCCCCACACCCGGCAGACGGTTGACGAAACGCTGGAAACGCTCGGCCTGACACATCGCCAGCATCAATTGTCCGGCGCCTTGTCCGGCGGCTGGAAGCAGCGCCTCGCCCTCGCCGCAGTGACCATGCACGATCCGAAACTCCTCCTGCTGGACGAGCCGACCGCCGGGGTTGATCCGCAGGCGCGGCGTGATTTCTGGGACGAGATCCACCACCTCTCCCTGAAGGGCATGACGGTTCTGGTATCGACCCACTACATGGACGAAGCCGAACGTTGCGACCGCATCGTCTATCTCGCCCATGGCGAAAAGATCATCGAAGGCAGGGTGCCGGATGTGATCGACCGCTCAGGCCTGCTGACCTTCCGCGGAGAAGGACAAGGCGTCCGGCGCCTCGCAGACGACATCAAGAATGAACCCGGCGTCGAACATGTCGCCTATTTCGGATCTGCACTTCACGTCAGCGGAAAGGACCGCGGCGCCATCCGGAAAGCCCTCGACATACATCAGGCACCTGACGTCAGCTGGAGCGAAGTCCGCACCAGCCTGGAAGATGCCTTCATCGCTCTCAGCACCGAGGCAGGCGAAGACAAGCGGGTGCATTCATGA
- a CDS encoding type II secretion system protein N, with protein sequence MAGFGDRTGVSVADVWRLLLRSAGPLIRIGELCLAALIAFFLARLVWIAIEPGGSVMGVQPMGEVFRQAPGGVAPTLSGDMSLLTTFNPFAPEGVVADIVQEAPETKLNLVLKGVRASADGTGVAMIVTPNNRLNSFAPGETILDGVVLDRVYGDRVTLRKDGQIEALLMSSGADRLSVLSSPGDPAPKASGNSTAGEDGLISTTASDFLANLAINPVHRGQEFTGYEINSRGDAALLERSGLKAGDIVLSVDGVSIATIGPGELAMKLSSSRKVRLRLDRDGRQIDQIFTLPETP encoded by the coding sequence ATGGCTGGTTTTGGTGATCGGACAGGCGTGTCTGTGGCCGATGTCTGGCGTCTGCTTCTGCGCAGCGCGGGCCCGCTCATTCGCATTGGTGAACTCTGTCTGGCAGCCCTGATCGCATTCTTTCTGGCACGTCTGGTGTGGATCGCCATCGAACCGGGAGGCTCTGTCATGGGCGTTCAGCCGATGGGGGAGGTATTCCGCCAGGCGCCGGGCGGCGTTGCCCCGACGCTGTCGGGTGACATGTCGCTGCTGACCACATTCAACCCCTTCGCCCCGGAAGGCGTGGTCGCCGATATTGTACAGGAAGCACCCGAAACAAAGCTCAATCTTGTGCTCAAAGGTGTCCGCGCGTCTGCAGATGGCACAGGTGTTGCGATGATCGTGACGCCGAACAACCGGCTGAACAGTTTTGCACCAGGAGAGACCATTCTCGATGGAGTGGTGCTCGACCGTGTGTATGGAGATCGTGTGACTTTGCGCAAGGATGGCCAGATCGAAGCCTTGCTGATGTCCAGCGGTGCGGACAGGCTGTCAGTCCTGTCCTCGCCGGGCGATCCTGCGCCGAAGGCTTCTGGCAACAGCACGGCCGGCGAGGACGGCCTTATCAGCACGACCGCAAGTGATTTCCTCGCCAATCTCGCGATCAACCCCGTTCATCGCGGGCAGGAATTTACCGGCTACGAAATCAACAGCCGGGGAGATGCGGCTTTGCTGGAACGCTCCGGCCTGAAGGCCGGAGACATCGTCCTGTCCGTCGATGGCGTTTCAATCGCAACAATCGGCCCGGGAGAGCTCGCCATGAAACTCTCTTCTTCCAGGAAGGTCCGTCTCAGACTTGATCGCGATGGCCGCCAGATCGACCAGATATTCACGCTGCCGGAGACCCCGTAG
- a CDS encoding helix-turn-helix transcriptional regulator, whose protein sequence is MPAISWEKPMPIDNQFVYSLELKILDLEKLVKDLEKRIDDLEAQQASAAQLVQPDVPEDVLKQIEAGENPIRALRQYRLLTQKELSNSCGIRANHISAMERGMPFGLKTAKRLAEALEVPVGLLTR, encoded by the coding sequence GTGCCGGCGATTAGCTGGGAAAAGCCGATGCCGATTGATAATCAGTTCGTTTATTCGCTGGAGCTCAAGATCCTCGATCTTGAAAAGCTGGTGAAGGATCTGGAAAAGCGGATTGATGACCTTGAGGCCCAGCAGGCGTCCGCGGCGCAGCTGGTGCAGCCTGATGTTCCGGAAGATGTGCTCAAGCAGATCGAGGCGGGGGAGAATCCCATCCGCGCACTGCGCCAATACCGCCTTCTGACTCAAAAGGAATTGAGCAACAGCTGCGGTATTCGCGCAAACCACATTTCGGCGATGGAGCGTGGAATGCCGTTCGGCCTGAAAACTGCCAAACGCCTGGCAGAAGCCCTGGAAGTACCAGTCGGCCTGCTTACCAGATAG
- the gspD gene encoding type II secretion system secretin GspD, with the protein MKLKSVLSAALFAATAPNALAQAGAGSPEPSRHIMNFDDVELSALVADVSTVTGYTFIVHPDARTKRVTVSSATPLTRDQVFDVFLSALRVHGFTAVPAGRSTYRIVPERQAVSDASTSAGGSNTFTTEIFALKHSSARDVAAVVKPLIAEQGQVVANNASNTLVVVDYASNLPRLRAMLKQIDSDPSVTQTISLKNIPAREMATILTSLTVPPGENSYSVNFQAVASDTGNSIVLKGDDALVRRAVEVSRELDSHDRTEDTLRVIPLNNANAVDLVPVLQQMAAAMDARRAAGGEPDASTTIAHHEPTNSLVISAPPETLGALERIVTDLDRRRSQVLVEAIIVEMTDDTARELGLQFLLSGTSDSTVPFVSTNYSRSAPSMLALAGALSSNTPFNTGSADTNPFSEAAINSLLGLSGLSVGVGGQDGDTLFGAILTAVENDTQSRILSKPFNMTLDNGTSSLLVGQEVPVATGEVLGDSNSNPFRTVERRDVGVGLDVTPRISNDDTIRLDITQEVSNIAQAITTGSSTDLIFNTRKISTSVIADNGEIIVLGGLVEQTESITNEKVPLLGDIPVAGRLFRSEGKGLGRTNLMVFIRPTIVRDREDSRAATARSYRYLRAQELWIGDGDSGESLDRFVSQVLGSPPPQ; encoded by the coding sequence ATGAAACTCAAATCCGTCCTCTCAGCCGCGCTATTTGCTGCGACCGCGCCGAACGCGCTTGCGCAGGCAGGTGCAGGCAGCCCGGAGCCTTCGCGCCACATCATGAACTTCGATGACGTCGAGCTGTCTGCGCTGGTCGCTGATGTGTCGACCGTCACCGGCTACACTTTCATCGTCCATCCGGATGCGCGCACGAAGCGGGTGACGGTCTCTTCGGCGACCCCTCTGACGCGTGACCAGGTGTTTGATGTGTTCCTTTCCGCCTTGCGGGTCCATGGATTCACGGCCGTGCCAGCCGGCCGTTCGACTTACCGCATCGTGCCGGAGCGTCAGGCCGTGTCCGACGCCAGCACGTCGGCGGGCGGATCAAATACTTTCACGACAGAGATCTTCGCGCTCAAGCATTCCTCGGCGCGTGATGTTGCTGCGGTGGTCAAGCCTTTGATCGCGGAGCAGGGGCAGGTGGTTGCCAACAACGCATCCAATACGCTGGTGGTTGTCGATTATGCGTCGAACCTGCCGCGCCTGCGCGCGATGCTGAAGCAGATCGATTCTGATCCGTCTGTGACACAAACGATCAGCCTCAAGAATATTCCCGCCCGTGAAATGGCAACCATCCTGACAAGCCTGACCGTTCCGCCGGGGGAGAACTCCTATAGCGTGAACTTCCAGGCGGTCGCCTCTGATACCGGCAATTCGATCGTCCTGAAAGGCGATGATGCGCTCGTGCGGCGTGCTGTTGAGGTGAGCCGCGAACTGGATTCGCATGACCGGACAGAGGATACGCTGCGTGTCATTCCGCTGAACAATGCGAATGCTGTGGATCTCGTCCCCGTGCTTCAGCAAATGGCCGCTGCAATGGATGCCCGCCGCGCTGCGGGGGGTGAGCCGGACGCATCGACCACGATCGCGCACCACGAACCGACGAACTCCCTCGTCATCAGTGCGCCGCCGGAAACCCTGGGCGCGCTGGAACGGATTGTCACCGACCTTGACCGGCGCCGGTCTCAGGTGCTCGTCGAGGCCATTATTGTCGAGATGACTGACGATACGGCGCGGGAACTGGGATTGCAGTTCCTGTTGTCGGGCACGAGCGATTCAACGGTGCCATTTGTCTCGACGAACTATTCCCGTTCGGCGCCCAGCATGCTGGCGCTTGCCGGGGCATTGAGTTCCAATACACCTTTCAATACGGGCTCGGCTGACACCAATCCGTTTTCTGAAGCGGCGATCAATTCACTTCTTGGCCTGTCGGGGCTTAGTGTCGGCGTGGGCGGACAAGACGGGGATACGCTCTTTGGCGCGATCCTGACGGCTGTCGAAAACGACACGCAGTCCCGTATCCTTTCCAAGCCTTTCAACATGACGCTGGATAACGGCACCTCATCGCTTCTGGTCGGCCAGGAAGTGCCGGTGGCGACGGGTGAGGTGCTCGGCGATTCCAACTCCAACCCGTTCCGTACCGTTGAGCGCCGGGATGTCGGCGTGGGTCTGGACGTCACGCCGCGGATTTCGAATGACGACACCATTCGTCTCGATATCACGCAGGAAGTGTCCAACATTGCACAGGCGATCACGACCGGTTCCAGCACGGACCTCATCTTCAATACACGGAAGATCAGCACGAGCGTTATTGCGGACAATGGCGAGATCATTGTGCTGGGTGGCCTGGTGGAGCAAACCGAAAGCATCACCAATGAGAAGGTACCGCTGCTGGGCGACATCCCGGTAGCAGGCCGTCTGTTCCGGTCAGAAGGCAAGGGCCTCGGGCGTACCAATCTCATGGTGTTTATCCGGCCAACGATCGTGCGCGATCGTGAAGATTCGCGCGCAGCGACGGCCCGCTCCTATCGCTATCTCCGCGCTCAGGAATTGTGGATTGGGGACGGAGACAGCGGCGAGTCTCTCGACCGGTTCGTCAGCCAGGTGCTCGGGAGCCCACCGCCACAATGA
- a CDS encoding TonB-dependent receptor: MKFHHISNSILSTTALALILAAPAVAQETTETEQPEEARQLETVVIRGEFIPAPQRETSQVASFLGAEDLARQGDSNAALALTRLSGLSVVSGKFAYVRGLGDRYSAALLNGSPLPSPEPLRRTVPLDLFPSNILDGAAVQKTYSVQYPGEFGGGMIDLKTLRMPRENFLNVKVGGSWNTETSGQEGIYVNGGDYDWAGYDDGLRDIPGPLAAVLASDQRLSSYTDAEIEAVGESLVNSPLSVIQNGDLGPNFEGSVDGGISFDAGDFEIGLVGVAGYDQEWQSKDAVRQFVQGDVLGSDFRTFSTNLTATVNALGSATAEWSDGEVQGTLFYVHSTSKEAQINEGKDFNAQGSTGLVHDESSGWFERGLTFGQLRGEHYFGGLTFSWRGSMAQSNRDAPYERSLRRFVDDEGNILYSVANSYDIRFSELTDENVSYGADLKYETTIDGTREAIISGGFDSSSTDRDYEFLAFRFAGGNSLPMDVQVARPDFLFSPDNIDPARFVLQEVTTPNDSYAAGLDVMAGYVQADLELFPFIRTTVGARYETAEETVRTFDRFGNPGAGDVNLENDYILPSATFTWNFADDLQLRLGYSQTIARPQFRELALSNYFDPETDRSYRGNSGLVDSELKNYDARLEYYLGRNEFITIGAFHKEIKNPIEEVQFSTSTFVFETTFINSPKAVLSGAEVEYRTRFDMPISNPWFDDREWLFSANYTYTSSEVQADSGDQVFDPISRSPRDASLFNLDGSQLQGTPENIANVQFGWESDVEQMTLLLGWVDERILQRGLDQPGAELPDILEDPGLQLDLVYRRDFTVAGRDFTLGLSGRNLLDEAHEEYQSNANDLGRTEFNTYDRGRSLSASLTLRF, from the coding sequence ATGAAATTCCATCACATTTCAAACTCGATCCTGTCGACGACGGCGCTGGCACTTATACTTGCAGCGCCGGCTGTTGCTCAGGAAACCACCGAAACGGAGCAGCCCGAAGAAGCGCGGCAGCTCGAAACTGTTGTTATCCGGGGCGAGTTCATTCCCGCTCCGCAGCGTGAAACGTCGCAGGTTGCAAGCTTTCTCGGAGCGGAAGATCTCGCTCGTCAGGGGGACTCGAATGCGGCGCTGGCGCTCACGCGCCTCAGCGGCCTGAGCGTCGTTTCCGGCAAGTTTGCCTATGTCCGCGGTCTCGGAGACCGCTACTCGGCGGCCCTGCTGAACGGTTCTCCGCTGCCAAGCCCGGAACCGCTCCGCCGGACCGTTCCGCTCGACCTGTTCCCGTCGAACATTCTCGACGGCGCCGCTGTTCAGAAGACCTATTCGGTTCAGTATCCCGGCGAATTCGGCGGCGGTATGATCGACCTGAAAACGCTGCGCATGCCGCGTGAAAACTTTCTCAACGTCAAGGTCGGCGGCAGCTGGAATACCGAAACGTCGGGTCAGGAAGGTATCTACGTCAATGGCGGTGACTATGACTGGGCCGGCTATGATGATGGCCTTCGGGACATTCCCGGTCCGCTTGCCGCCGTGCTGGCTTCCGACCAGCGCCTGAGCAGCTATACCGACGCCGAAATCGAAGCTGTCGGCGAAAGCCTGGTGAACTCGCCGCTTTCCGTGATTCAAAATGGCGACCTCGGTCCGAATTTTGAAGGATCGGTTGATGGCGGTATCTCTTTCGACGCTGGTGACTTTGAAATCGGCCTCGTCGGTGTTGCCGGGTACGATCAGGAATGGCAGTCGAAAGACGCAGTCCGTCAGTTCGTGCAAGGTGACGTGCTCGGCTCTGATTTCCGGACTTTCTCAACCAACCTGACAGCAACCGTCAACGCGCTCGGATCTGCGACGGCTGAATGGAGCGATGGTGAAGTGCAGGGCACCCTGTTCTATGTTCACTCGACCTCCAAGGAAGCTCAGATCAACGAAGGTAAAGACTTCAACGCTCAGGGCAGCACAGGCCTGGTTCACGATGAGTCGTCCGGTTGGTTCGAGCGCGGACTGACGTTCGGCCAGCTTCGCGGTGAGCACTATTTTGGTGGCCTGACGTTCTCGTGGCGCGGTTCGATGGCACAGTCCAATCGCGATGCGCCGTATGAACGCTCACTGCGGCGCTTTGTCGATGATGAAGGCAACATCCTTTATTCTGTGGCCAACAGCTACGACATCCGCTTTTCCGAACTTACGGACGAAAATGTCAGCTACGGTGCAGACCTGAAGTATGAGACCACCATCGACGGCACGCGCGAGGCGATCATCTCTGGCGGTTTCGACTCTTCGAGCACCGATCGTGACTATGAATTCCTTGCGTTCCGTTTTGCGGGCGGCAACTCGCTGCCTATGGATGTTCAAGTGGCGCGCCCGGACTTCCTGTTCTCGCCGGACAATATCGATCCGGCCCGGTTTGTCCTTCAGGAAGTCACCACGCCGAACGATTCCTATGCGGCAGGACTTGATGTCATGGCCGGATATGTTCAGGCCGATCTGGAACTCTTCCCGTTCATTCGCACCACTGTCGGTGCGCGTTATGAAACAGCCGAAGAAACCGTTCGGACGTTCGACCGTTTCGGTAACCCGGGTGCAGGGGATGTGAATCTGGAGAATGATTACATTCTTCCGTCGGCTACCTTCACCTGGAACTTCGCTGATGATCTCCAGCTTCGTCTTGGCTATTCACAGACGATTGCGCGTCCGCAATTCCGCGAACTTGCCCTGTCAAACTACTTCGATCCGGAAACTGATCGCTCCTATCGGGGTAACAGCGGTCTGGTGGACAGTGAGCTGAAGAACTACGATGCTCGCCTCGAATACTATCTCGGACGCAACGAGTTCATCACCATCGGTGCGTTCCACAAGGAGATCAAAAACCCGATTGAAGAGGTGCAGTTCTCTACCTCGACTTTCGTTTTCGAGACGACCTTCATCAACTCTCCGAAAGCCGTTCTGTCGGGAGCCGAGGTGGAATACCGGACGCGTTTCGACATGCCAATCTCGAACCCCTGGTTCGATGATCGCGAGTGGCTGTTCTCCGCGAACTACACCTATACCTCTTCCGAGGTTCAGGCTGATTCTGGAGATCAGGTCTTTGATCCGATCTCCCGTTCACCGCGCGATGCGTCTCTGTTCAATCTTGATGGGTCGCAACTTCAGGGTACGCCGGAGAACATCGCGAACGTCCAGTTCGGTTGGGAAAGCGATGTTGAGCAGATGACCCTGCTTCTCGGCTGGGTAGACGAACGTATTCTGCAACGCGGGCTCGACCAGCCGGGCGCAGAGCTTCCAGACATTCTCGAGGACCCGGGGCTCCAGCTGGATCTCGTCTATCGCCGTGACTTTACGGTCGCAGGGCGCGACTTCACGCTCGGTCTGAGCGGCCGCAACCTGCTCGATGAAGCGCACGAAGAATACCAGTCCAACGCCAACGATCTCGGCCGGACGGAATTCAACACCTATGACCGTGGCCGGAGCCTGTCAGCCAGCCTGACGCTCCGCTTCTGA
- a CDS encoding TetR/AcrR family transcriptional regulator — MQRARTEEAKDERRQALLSAALDEFFEKGFAATRMDDVARRAHLSKGALYLYFDSKDALFQGLVESLATPNLEIVEQITQQAATLKEALRGIRLFAPNLIRQTELPRLMKVLIGDSQMFPDLVQTYRRELIDRVLSMIASLLKRANDSGEASIAHPELTARLVMAPIVLSALWQAVFNQKSEADVNLDQLFEIHEQMLLNALRIEAAS, encoded by the coding sequence ATGCAAAGGGCCCGTACAGAGGAAGCGAAGGACGAACGCCGCCAGGCGCTGCTGTCCGCTGCGCTCGACGAATTCTTCGAAAAAGGCTTCGCCGCCACCCGCATGGACGATGTCGCCCGGCGCGCGCACCTGTCCAAAGGTGCGCTCTATCTCTACTTCGATTCAAAGGACGCCCTGTTCCAGGGCCTCGTCGAGTCGCTCGCGACGCCCAATCTGGAAATTGTCGAACAGATCACACAACAGGCCGCGACACTGAAAGAGGCGCTGCGCGGCATCCGCCTGTTTGCGCCGAACCTGATCCGCCAGACCGAATTGCCCCGCCTGATGAAAGTCCTGATCGGTGACAGCCAGATGTTCCCGGACCTGGTTCAGACCTACAGACGCGAACTGATTGACCGTGTACTGTCCATGATCGCCTCCCTCCTGAAACGGGCCAACGATAGCGGGGAAGCCAGCATCGCACACCCGGAGCTCACAGCCCGCCTTGTCATGGCGCCCATTGTCCTCTCCGCGTTGTGGCAGGCGGTGTTCAACCAGAAATCCGAAGCTGACGTCAATCTCGACCAGCTTTTCGAAATCCACGAGCAGATGCTGCTCAATGCCCTTCGGATCGAGGCCGCGTCATGA